One region of Peribacillus simplex genomic DNA includes:
- a CDS encoding DegV family protein translates to MAITILADSACDLPLSFYKENNVSLIPLQVHLDGRNYEDLLTINSHEVYQAMIEGKAPKTSQASPEYFIELFTQFAKEKKQGIYIAFSSELSGTYQTAVMILNQVKEEYPDLDIEIVNTKCASMGVGLIVKKAADLAANGASKEEILADIELRTRHMEHLFTVDNLEYLARGGRISKTSALVGGLLNIKPLLHVEDGKLVPLEKIRGKKKLIKRVIELMHERGKNLTTQTIAISHGDDEATALEWKEAIQNEFGTTDFMIHTIGSVIGAHAGPGTIALFFLNDTPEKS, encoded by the coding sequence ATGGCTATCACAATTCTTGCAGATAGTGCATGTGATTTGCCATTGTCTTTCTATAAGGAAAACAATGTATCATTAATCCCTTTACAAGTCCATCTTGATGGGAGAAATTATGAAGATTTACTTACTATTAATTCTCACGAAGTCTATCAGGCAATGATTGAGGGAAAAGCCCCGAAAACATCGCAAGCTTCTCCAGAATACTTTATAGAACTCTTCACACAATTTGCTAAGGAGAAAAAACAAGGAATATATATAGCCTTTTCCTCTGAGCTATCAGGAACTTATCAAACGGCAGTGATGATTCTTAATCAGGTGAAGGAAGAATACCCTGATCTTGACATAGAAATCGTCAATACCAAATGCGCTTCGATGGGAGTCGGTTTAATTGTAAAGAAAGCAGCCGACCTAGCAGCAAACGGTGCCTCTAAAGAAGAAATCCTAGCTGACATCGAATTACGCACCAGACATATGGAGCATCTATTCACTGTAGATAATCTTGAATATTTGGCGCGTGGCGGTCGCATCTCCAAGACCTCTGCCCTTGTAGGCGGTTTATTAAACATTAAACCGTTATTGCATGTTGAAGACGGAAAGCTTGTTCCGCTTGAAAAGATACGCGGCAAAAAGAAATTGATTAAACGTGTAATCGAATTAATGCATGAAAGAGGCAAAAATTTAACAACCCAAACGATTGCCATCAGTCATGGTGATGATGAAGCAACGGCCTTGGAATGGAAGGAAGCCATTCAAAATGAATTCGGGACAACCGATTTCATGATCCATACAATTGGCTCCGTCATCGGTGCACATGCCGGTCCTGGTACAATTGCCCTCTTCTTCTTAAACGATACCCCTGAGAAATCATAA
- a CDS encoding YajQ family cyclic di-GMP-binding protein: MAKENSFDIVSKVDFSEVTNAVTMAMKEIKTRYDFKGSISSITIEKEDLVLVSDDEYKLDQLKDVLIGKLIKRDVPIKNLDYGKLEGASGGTVRQRAKLIQGIDKEQAKKINTIIKNSGLKVKSQIQDDQIRVTGKNRDDLQGIISAIRGADLSIDVQFLNYR, from the coding sequence ATGGCAAAGGAAAATTCATTTGATATTGTTTCGAAAGTAGACTTTTCAGAGGTAACGAATGCAGTTACCATGGCTATGAAGGAAATAAAGACCCGCTATGATTTTAAAGGCAGCATAAGCAGTATCACCATTGAAAAAGAAGACCTGGTTTTAGTGTCAGACGATGAATATAAGCTTGACCAGTTGAAGGATGTCCTCATTGGTAAACTCATTAAACGTGACGTACCGATCAAGAATCTGGACTATGGTAAGCTAGAAGGTGCTTCTGGTGGAACCGTCCGACAACGGGCCAAGTTAATTCAAGGCATCGATAAGGAACAAGCAAAAAAGATCAATACCATCATTAAAAATAGCGGTCTTAAAGTGAAAAGCCAAATCCAGGATGATCAAATCCGGGTTACCGGCAAGAACCGGGATGATCTGCAAGGAATTATTTCCGCGATACGAGGCGCTGATCTGTCCATTGATGTACAATTCTTAAATTACCGGTAG
- a CDS encoding DUF3941 domain-containing protein yields the protein MSKTTDNNKRPKDNQAINAEKNSAFQENLAAGKHSYSKKTDHK from the coding sequence TTGTCAAAAACAACTGATAACAATAAAAGGCCAAAAGATAACCAAGCGATAAATGCTGAAAAAAATAGCGCATTTCAGGAAAACCTCGCTGCAGGCAAGCATTCCTATTCGAAGAAAACGGACCATAAATGA
- a CDS encoding YitT family protein — MYSGEMKKIIIVVVGALLNAIAMNFFLIPANVYASGFTGVAQLLSRMIGSFAPFDVSTGILLLLLNVPVTIIAWRKVGKSFTFYSFLSVVLMSFFMEIIPITRWSPDILLNAVFGGVIAAVGVGITLKYGASTGGMDIIAMLLSRKKDKPVGTYLFLLNGVIIVTAGAVYGPEKALYTLVTLYTSTRVVDAIHTRHEKLTAMIITKKSEELKQAIHAQLVRGITRIPAKGAFTNENKEMLLIVITRYELYDLEKIIKEVDPHAFTNIMETSGIVGTFRRE; from the coding sequence ATGTACAGTGGTGAAATGAAGAAAATTATCATAGTTGTGGTCGGAGCATTACTAAATGCTATCGCGATGAACTTTTTTCTAATACCGGCAAACGTATATGCAAGCGGCTTTACAGGAGTGGCTCAGCTACTATCGAGGATGATAGGTTCTTTTGCACCTTTTGATGTATCGACAGGCATTCTATTGCTTTTATTGAACGTTCCAGTAACGATCATTGCTTGGCGAAAAGTTGGGAAGTCTTTTACCTTTTATAGTTTTCTCAGCGTTGTCTTGATGTCCTTTTTTATGGAAATCATTCCGATTACTCGCTGGTCACCTGACATATTATTGAATGCGGTGTTTGGCGGAGTCATAGCTGCAGTAGGTGTGGGAATCACCTTGAAGTACGGTGCATCGACTGGCGGAATGGACATTATCGCCATGCTTCTATCACGGAAGAAAGATAAACCTGTAGGTACTTATTTATTTCTGCTGAATGGCGTGATCATTGTTACGGCAGGCGCTGTTTATGGACCTGAAAAAGCTTTGTATACACTCGTTACCCTTTACACATCGACCCGTGTTGTTGACGCGATACATACTCGTCATGAAAAGCTTACAGCGATGATCATTACAAAGAAAAGCGAAGAACTTAAACAGGCAATCCACGCGCAGTTAGTCCGTGGAATTACAAGGATTCCGGCAAAAGGGGCGTTTACTAACGAAAATAAGGAAATGTTATTGATTGTCATTACAAGGTATGAACTTTATGACCTTGAAAAGATCATCAAGGAAGTGGATCCACACGCTTTCACAAACATAATGGAAACATCAGGCATCGTTGGTACCTTCCGCAGGGAATGA
- a CDS encoding Cof-type HAD-IIB family hydrolase, producing the protein MTEKHLIVLDLDGTLLTDKKTISPRTKQTLLKLKKDGHEVMIATGRPFRSSELYYRELGLTTPIVNFNGAFVHHPLLTSWGLYHSPLDINVAKEIVEACDHFQYHNIIAEVRDDVYVHYHDEKLMDMFNVGNPNMKTGDLRNFLQDSPTSMLIHTDSEFVGQIRQHLSDVHAELVDHRRWAEPFHIIEIIKSGLSKAVGLKRVSNYLEIPQNRIIAFGDEDNDLEMLDYAGTGVAMGNAISPVKTVANTTTLTNEEDGIAVFLEEKFNIKP; encoded by the coding sequence ATGACTGAGAAACATTTAATCGTCTTGGATCTTGATGGTACTTTACTTACAGATAAAAAAACAATTTCTCCAAGGACTAAACAAACACTACTGAAACTAAAAAAAGATGGGCATGAAGTTATGATCGCCACCGGTCGTCCCTTTCGCTCAAGTGAACTTTATTACCGGGAATTGGGATTGACTACACCCATCGTTAATTTCAATGGCGCTTTCGTCCATCACCCATTGCTGACAAGCTGGGGGCTGTATCACTCCCCATTGGATATAAATGTTGCGAAAGAGATTGTTGAAGCGTGCGATCATTTTCAATATCACAACATCATCGCCGAAGTCCGTGATGACGTTTATGTCCATTATCATGATGAAAAGTTGATGGACATGTTCAATGTAGGAAACCCCAACATGAAGACGGGTGACTTGCGCAATTTCCTTCAGGATTCCCCAACTTCGATGCTAATTCATACAGATAGTGAATTTGTAGGCCAGATTCGCCAGCATTTATCCGATGTCCATGCAGAATTGGTCGATCATCGCCGCTGGGCAGAGCCTTTTCATATCATCGAAATCATTAAGAGCGGGTTAAGTAAAGCCGTGGGTCTAAAACGGGTATCCAACTATCTGGAAATTCCTCAAAACAGGATAATCGCTTTCGGTGATGAAGATAATGATTTGGAAATGCTCGATTACGCGGGAACCGGGGTTGCTATGGGGAATGCAATCTCACCAGTAAAAACGGTAGCAAATACAACTACATTGACGAATGAAGAAGATGGCATAGCCGTCTTCCTCGAAGAAAAATTCAATATAAAACCGTAA
- a CDS encoding DUF3813 domain-containing protein produces the protein MGNKLFQKAREFVEEALHSEHDGDQHKTEDVAKNALSSAFANTTEAEKEQLRELQDDLENHSK, from the coding sequence ATGGGAAACAAATTATTCCAGAAAGCTAGAGAATTTGTTGAAGAAGCTCTCCACTCTGAGCATGATGGTGACCAGCATAAGACTGAGGATGTCGCTAAAAACGCTCTTTCATCGGCCTTTGCCAATACGACCGAGGCCGAAAAAGAACAACTGCGAGAACTCCAGGATGACCTGGAAAACCACTCGAAATAA